From a single Paenibacillus sp. FSL R5-0345 genomic region:
- a CDS encoding metallophosphoesterase family protein: MNKLDTIAVISDIHSNVYALEAVLQDIDSRGINSIVNLGDSLFGAIEPIRTAELLINRSNVTNIMGNCDRYLLQKDMDSITFQYVKPMLTNEIHDWIRSFNPTWVFEDLLFCHGTPFSDDSYMLEDILPTGVQGKSAEDLMAELDSVDQTMIFCGHTHLQKSVRLPNGKVIVNAGSVGLPAYYEELPYPHYMESMTPHARYLIISRRDHSWMFDPVLLPYNYELAAQRADQNCREDYSYAIRHGRVKRRT, translated from the coding sequence ATGAATAAACTGGACACCATAGCAGTTATTTCTGATATACATAGCAATGTTTATGCTTTAGAGGCTGTATTGCAGGACATCGATTCACGCGGTATAAATAGTATTGTAAATTTAGGGGATTCTCTGTTTGGTGCCATTGAACCTATTCGAACAGCAGAACTGCTGATAAATCGATCTAATGTTACGAACATTATGGGAAATTGTGATCGATATTTACTTCAGAAGGATATGGATTCAATAACTTTTCAATATGTAAAACCGATGCTGACTAACGAAATACATGACTGGATTCGATCCTTTAACCCAACGTGGGTGTTCGAAGATTTATTGTTTTGTCACGGGACGCCATTCTCCGATGATAGCTATATGCTTGAGGATATTTTACCTACGGGAGTTCAAGGAAAATCTGCTGAGGACTTAATGGCTGAGCTTGATTCAGTAGATCAAACAATGATTTTTTGCGGGCATACACATCTTCAAAAATCAGTGCGTCTACCGAATGGCAAGGTTATCGTGAATGCTGGTAGTGTTGGATTACCAGCTTATTACGAAGAATTACCTTATCCTCATTACATGGAATCGATGACTCCTCATGCCAGATATTTAATAATAAGTCGAAGAGATCATTCTTGGATGTTCGATCCAGTTTTACTTCCTTACAATTATGAACTAGCAGCGCAGAGAGCAGATCAGAACTGTCGCGAGGATTATAGCTATGCCATCAGGCATGGTCGAGTTAAAAGGAGGACTTAG